One window of the archaeon BMS3Bbin15 genome contains the following:
- a CDS encoding ABC-2 family transporter protein, which yields MRASIALARKELNELAREKVYIVAFFVQLLLVVAIIFVAFLYTSVSNPEVMQGYISHQNVRVGVYGPSIEIAGLKVIPLEKANISMKALNLVAVLYLPENFEKRLEKGEKVKVTLLLDNTNVLSGYADARISETLKAIDRNAKLKRAEELGVNRQELSSPVVFEVKGASSSGRYPAEFIQLMYGILIPFILLLPTFVASNMTTDLIVGEKERRTYELLVAAPISKREIILGKAMPIVFLSLGEAFLWIKIIELRGLPVYNEAMLLLYLLLLDVLFFVFGISISAVSESVRDANSIVTLLLLGVSFIFFAPVAVKNSLQYLSPASVIANLTSNPEVTGITLPFIVAALSAMLVIFIGEKLLVYKENLRV from the coding sequence TTGAGGGCTTCAATAGCTTTAGCAAGAAAGGAGCTGAATGAACTTGCCAGAGAGAAGGTTTATATTGTTGCTTTTTTTGTACAGCTTCTCCTTGTTGTTGCAATTATTTTTGTTGCCTTCCTTTATACTTCTGTCTCAAATCCTGAAGTGATGCAGGGGTATATATCCCATCAGAATGTCAGGGTCGGAGTTTATGGCCCGTCAATTGAAATTGCTGGGCTTAAGGTGATTCCTCTTGAGAAAGCAAACATTTCCATGAAAGCTCTTAATCTTGTGGCTGTACTTTACCTTCCAGAGAATTTTGAGAAAAGGCTGGAGAAGGGCGAGAAGGTAAAGGTGACACTCCTGCTGGATAATACAAATGTGCTATCCGGCTATGCTGATGCCAGAATCTCTGAGACTTTAAAGGCTATTGACAGAAATGCGAAGCTGAAGAGGGCTGAGGAGCTCGGGGTTAACAGGCAGGAGCTTTCTTCTCCGGTTGTGTTTGAGGTTAAAGGTGCTTCCAGTTCAGGAAGGTACCCGGCTGAATTCATCCAGTTAATGTATGGTATTTTAATACCCTTTATTCTGCTCTTACCAACTTTCGTTGCCAGCAATATGACAACCGATTTGATTGTGGGTGAGAAGGAGAGGAGAACCTATGAACTCTTAGTAGCAGCTCCGATATCAAAGAGAGAGATTATTCTTGGCAAAGCCATGCCTATTGTTTTTCTGTCTCTTGGTGAAGCTTTCCTCTGGATTAAAATTATTGAACTCAGGGGCCTGCCTGTTTATAATGAGGCTATGCTTTTGCTCTATCTTTTACTTCTTGACGTGCTCTTTTTTGTCTTTGGAATATCCATATCCGCTGTTTCTGAGAGTGTCAGAGATGCCAATTCTATTGTTACTCTGCTTCTTCTTGGAGTAAGTTTTATATTCTTTGCGCCTGTTGCTGTAAAAAACTCCCTGCAATACCTTTCGCCTGCCAGTGTTATAGCGAATTTAACTTCAAATCCAGAAGTAACAGGAATAACTCTACCATTTATAGTAGCTGCCTTATCTGCAATGTTGGTAATCTTTATTGGAGAAAAACTTCTTGTGTATAAAGAGAATCTCAGAGTCTAA
- a CDS encoding cytochrome c, whose product MKKIIFLAAVLLLLAAGCISKTEMPVKISTLNEHPYPSPGVSMKYWIANHGSYVNANGHQACLNCHEPTKFCDKCHSFVGGAPIFKAATPQTQAAVPSEKSTSSVKSQPAKSESIVPSAYAGKTNLYWRNQNAIAAGKKIYLTSCVSCHGKTGATQPEADFSSAKWWSSKKDAYLLWKVSDGAPAEGMPGWKSTYKENEVWDVLAYAKTLSK is encoded by the coding sequence ATGAAGAAAATAATATTTCTTGCAGCAGTCCTTCTTCTTTTGGCTGCGGGCTGCATTTCCAAGACTGAAATGCCAGTAAAAATTAGTACTCTCAATGAACACCCCTATCCAAGTCCGGGGGTATCTATGAAATACTGGATAGCTAACCATGGCTCTTATGTCAATGCGAATGGACATCAGGCATGTTTAAACTGTCATGAACCCACGAAGTTCTGCGACAAGTGCCACAGTTTTGTTGGAGGTGCACCAATATTTAAGGCAGCAACTCCTCAGACTCAGGCTGCTGTACCATCTGAGAAGAGCACCTCAAGTGTAAAGTCACAACCAGCCAAGAGTGAGAGTATTGTCCCTTCAGCGTACGCAGGTAAAACAAATCTCTACTGGAGGAATCAGAATGCAATAGCGGCTGGAAAGAAGATATATCTGACAAGCTGTGTAAGCTGTCATGGAAAAACAGGAGCAACACAACCTGAAGCTGATTTCAGCAGTGCCAAATGGTGGAGCTCCAAGAAAGATGCTTACCTTCTGTGGAAGGTTAGTGATGGAGCACCAGCAGAAGGTATGCCAGGCTGGAAGAGTACATACAAAGAGAATGAAGTCTGGGATGTTCTGGCCTACGCTAAAACATTGTCAAAGTAA
- the trxA_8 gene encoding thioredoxin yields the protein MKEIDQPTWFTEVTCSRTPVAVNFYAEWSPSSAEVEMILEKYENSLAGRMKFVKMNIDKNEDLRISQRIITVPTLIIYYKGIPVIGAPGPQPEHVYESKINRAVRLYENRLRKKVSWR from the coding sequence ATGAAAGAGATAGACCAACCAACCTGGTTTACAGAGGTAACCTGTTCCCGTACTCCTGTGGCAGTGAACTTCTATGCAGAATGGTCACCTTCCTCAGCAGAGGTAGAAATGATACTGGAGAAGTACGAAAATTCTCTTGCAGGCAGGATGAAGTTTGTAAAGATGAATATAGACAAAAACGAAGACCTGAGGATATCCCAGAGGATTATTACAGTACCTACATTGATAATATACTACAAGGGAATACCAGTTATAGGAGCCCCGGGTCCACAGCCAGAGCATGTGTACGAGAGCAAAATAAACAGAGCAGTAAGACTATATGAAAATAGGCTCAGAAAAAAAGTAAGCTGGAGATAA